In the Paenibacillus pabuli genome, one interval contains:
- a CDS encoding GNAT family N-acetyltransferase, with translation MLINLKSRIQEPEVQELLSYSVFPDPEQVGGVLQQYADKDELFLNGYEDEGQLVGLVGYEKTGNSEITIQHIAVLPENRFKNYGRGMIAQLLEKFNPDKLIAETDQEAVEFYRNTGFVVYSLGELYPGVERFRCVLEKDEDSIEE, from the coding sequence GTGTTAATTAATCTGAAATCACGCATACAGGAGCCGGAAGTGCAGGAATTGCTGTCCTACTCGGTTTTTCCGGACCCGGAGCAAGTCGGGGGTGTACTGCAACAATATGCGGATAAGGACGAGCTTTTTCTAAATGGATATGAGGATGAAGGACAGTTAGTCGGCTTGGTTGGATATGAGAAAACGGGGAACAGCGAGATTACGATCCAGCATATTGCGGTATTGCCTGAGAACCGATTCAAAAACTATGGCCGTGGCATGATTGCACAGCTGCTGGAGAAGTTTAATCCCGACAAGCTGATCGCGGAAACGGACCAGGAAGCTGTAGAATTTTATCGTAATACCGGCTTTGTCGTATACAGCCTGGGTGAGTTATATCCAGGTGTGGAACGATTCCGTTGTGTACTGGAAAAAGACGAGGATTCTATCGAAGAATAG
- a CDS encoding hybrid sensor histidine kinase/response regulator: MSNETGEIEKLRKTIEHLSDQIIRSKEQEERILGEFSEMNNELVTLQRLLAKNNASLEAARKEAVSAGESKSSFIAVISHDFRTPLNGILGMAELLQHSSLSEEQQNSVQVIQEAARLLLKLIQDLLDFSKLEAGQMRLEMGDVELEPTLKYIVRLLEPKVIQNGNQLSVDCDSRIFAVLEGDSTRITQVLMNLIQNANKFTKDGSISVRVVLVKEDEASQWIRFEVEDTGIGIAEEDQKTLFQPYVQTEKGRSKEYEGTGLGLSICQSLVMLMGGQIGVNSQEGQGSTFWFEIPLGRKSEPVTSTVPLTEGPSHDLGSLLQEPYSRPILLADDNLINRQVVLMQLKKLGLTEVDSVSNGEEAVAAFLSKRYGIILMDNMMPVMDGLEATRKIRAMEQDEMRHAIPIIAMTGNVLDGEKEKCLEAGMNDFIGKPFTLESLKNVIQKWQHPSEPREVLNMSIVKEIGELNSDDEQTILEMLLDMYRNETPGKIEVLRRHVVSGDHIAAAECAHDLKSGSLSLGIEYCSTLFARIEELAKTGQVRKAEPLLDALMPAYQEACEALEKVII; encoded by the coding sequence ATGTCTAATGAAACTGGAGAGATCGAAAAGCTGCGCAAAACGATTGAGCATTTATCTGATCAGATTATTCGCAGCAAGGAACAGGAAGAGCGAATTCTTGGCGAATTCTCCGAAATGAACAATGAACTGGTGACACTTCAGCGTCTGCTTGCTAAAAATAACGCAAGTCTGGAGGCTGCTCGAAAAGAAGCGGTATCCGCAGGTGAATCCAAGAGTTCGTTTATAGCCGTGATCAGTCATGATTTTCGTACACCCTTGAATGGAATATTGGGCATGGCGGAACTGCTGCAACATTCTTCCTTGTCCGAAGAACAGCAAAATTCGGTTCAAGTGATTCAAGAGGCAGCGAGACTTCTGCTGAAGCTGATTCAGGACCTACTGGACTTTTCCAAACTGGAAGCAGGTCAGATGCGTCTTGAAATGGGAGATGTAGAACTCGAGCCTACGCTTAAATATATTGTTCGTTTGCTGGAGCCCAAGGTGATCCAAAATGGGAACCAGCTGTCTGTGGATTGTGATTCGCGAATCTTCGCGGTTCTTGAAGGTGACTCCACACGAATTACGCAGGTTTTAATGAACCTGATTCAAAATGCCAACAAATTTACTAAAGACGGGTCAATAAGCGTCCGAGTTGTCCTTGTTAAGGAAGATGAGGCCTCCCAATGGATCCGATTTGAGGTAGAGGATACGGGAATCGGTATCGCCGAAGAAGATCAGAAAACCTTATTCCAACCTTACGTTCAGACGGAAAAAGGACGCTCCAAGGAGTATGAGGGAACAGGATTGGGGTTGTCCATATGCCAATCTCTCGTCATGTTAATGGGCGGACAAATTGGAGTCAATAGCCAAGAGGGACAAGGCTCGACGTTCTGGTTTGAAATCCCATTGGGCCGCAAGTCCGAACCTGTTACATCCACAGTTCCGCTGACAGAAGGCCCCTCGCATGACTTGGGGTCTCTACTCCAGGAACCTTATTCGCGGCCAATCCTGTTGGCAGATGATAATCTGATTAATCGTCAAGTTGTTCTGATGCAGCTTAAGAAACTGGGGTTAACCGAGGTTGATTCTGTTTCCAACGGAGAAGAGGCTGTTGCTGCCTTTCTAAGCAAAAGATACGGAATCATTCTGATGGATAACATGATGCCAGTTATGGATGGGCTTGAAGCGACACGTAAAATAAGGGCCATGGAGCAGGACGAAATGCGTCATGCCATTCCGATTATTGCGATGACTGGCAATGTCCTGGATGGAGAGAAAGAAAAATGCCTTGAAGCAGGCATGAATGATTTCATTGGCAAGCCGTTTACGTTGGAATCCTTAAAAAATGTAATACAGAAATGGCAGCATCCCTCGGAACCTCGAGAAGTGCTGAATATGAGCATCGTAAAAGAGATTGGCGAACTGAACAGTGATGACGAACAGACGATACTTGAAATGCTGCTGGACATGTACCGTAACGAAACACCTGGTAAAATTGAAGTGCTTCGGAGGCACGTTGTCTCTGGGGATCATATTGCAGCTGCAGAATGTGCCCATGATCTGAAATCCGGCAGTTTGAGTCTCGGAATAGAATATTGTTCAACGCTTTTTGCCAGAATTGAAGAGCTTGCCAAAACAGGCCAGGTGAGGAAGGCTGAGCCATTGCTCGATGCATTGATGCCAGCATATCAGGAAGCCTGTGAAGCTTTGGAAAAAGTGATCATTTAA
- a CDS encoding methyl-accepting chemotaxis protein, whose amino-acid sequence MSFFSKNLLLSFTNIIIIGVALIASSYYFQKTVLVDQLHGQVEQITKKWAEGINAADVEAAIAEGSYDGKVQTQLRAYFDEMQEYYPNIAQAYIFGVELGGDTKRETSLVAMPTNLREAFQSDNVNIGDMYEQPVVVANALKEMLNTDRPTFTTFYSDDFGTWTTIAYPIKDSNGKIFSYFAVDADASAVPAGLKSLLKNGIIILVAFLLLFLIIQYLVVKNTLSPIRHLIKGIDDVSRGNLNVSIPTGKDDLGLVNEKFNTMVRKINDTIVKVQVTSQEVNQSAKELYEVSEKNSENADSINSNVTQITSNIRGQEQASIDSARAMAEMATVIQTIASSSANVADEAYEMERRSQQGNTVVRQVSQQMTLITESVKNTASAIQVLESRSQEIGDILNIISGISSQTNLLALNASIEAARVGEEGRGFAVVAGEVRKLAEQSEQSTSQIAVLIDEIQTEIKQAVRAMEKGTAEVDTGLDVADQTGKLFEDILEAAKKVSNQIQEVSSATEEISASTEEMTATADDLSASVSKTADSSERIAASVDEQKASLITLVDSSTRLNSMSEELQELISHFNVSKS is encoded by the coding sequence ATGTCCTTTTTCTCGAAAAACTTATTACTTTCATTCACGAACATCATTATTATCGGGGTTGCACTGATTGCGAGCAGCTATTACTTCCAGAAGACGGTTCTCGTAGACCAGCTGCATGGACAAGTAGAACAAATTACGAAGAAGTGGGCTGAGGGAATCAACGCAGCCGACGTAGAGGCAGCTATTGCGGAAGGCAGCTATGACGGAAAAGTACAAACCCAGTTGCGTGCTTATTTCGACGAAATGCAAGAGTACTACCCGAATATCGCCCAAGCTTATATCTTTGGTGTAGAACTAGGCGGAGATACGAAAAGAGAAACTTCACTCGTAGCCATGCCAACCAACCTGAGAGAAGCATTCCAGAGCGACAATGTTAATATTGGCGACATGTATGAGCAGCCTGTTGTTGTAGCCAATGCATTGAAAGAAATGCTTAATACGGACCGTCCAACCTTCACGACTTTCTATTCAGACGATTTTGGTACGTGGACAACCATCGCTTATCCGATCAAGGACAGCAACGGCAAAATCTTCTCTTACTTTGCAGTCGATGCAGATGCATCAGCAGTACCTGCCGGACTGAAATCACTGCTTAAAAACGGTATCATCATTCTGGTTGCATTCCTGCTGTTGTTCCTGATTATCCAATACCTGGTAGTTAAAAACACCCTATCCCCAATTCGTCACCTGATCAAAGGCATCGATGACGTTAGCCGGGGTAATTTGAATGTCAGCATACCGACAGGAAAAGATGACCTTGGACTTGTAAATGAGAAGTTCAACACAATGGTTCGCAAAATTAATGACACGATCGTTAAAGTGCAAGTCACTTCTCAAGAGGTTAACCAATCTGCCAAAGAGTTGTACGAGGTATCTGAGAAAAACAGTGAGAACGCAGATTCCATTAACAGTAATGTAACCCAAATCACCTCCAACATCCGTGGGCAGGAACAGGCAAGTATTGATAGTGCCCGGGCTATGGCCGAGATGGCGACTGTGATTCAAACCATTGCCAGCAGTTCCGCTAATGTGGCTGATGAAGCTTATGAGATGGAGCGTCGTTCCCAGCAGGGTAACACGGTTGTTCGCCAGGTGTCTCAGCAAATGACGCTGATTACCGAATCCGTGAAGAACACAGCTTCCGCAATCCAGGTTCTCGAGAGCCGTTCACAAGAAATTGGAGATATCCTGAACATCATCTCTGGCATCTCCAGCCAAACCAACCTGCTTGCACTGAATGCATCCATTGAAGCAGCCCGTGTTGGTGAAGAAGGCCGAGGATTTGCCGTTGTTGCTGGTGAAGTTCGTAAGCTTGCGGAACAATCCGAACAATCCACAAGCCAGATTGCAGTATTGATTGACGAGATTCAAACCGAGATCAAACAAGCTGTCCGCGCAATGGAAAAAGGTACGGCAGAAGTCGATACCGGACTTGACGTTGCTGATCAGACAGGAAAGTTGTTTGAAGATATTCTGGAAGCTGCGAAGAAAGTATCGAATCAAATCCAGGAAGTTTCCAGTGCTACAGAAGAAATCTCTGCAAGTACAGAGGAAATGACTGCAACTGCGGATGATCTGTCTGCCAGCGTTAGCAAAACAGCAGACAGCAGTGAGCGAATTGCCGCTTCCGTAGACGAACAAAAGGCTTCCCTGATCACCCTTGTTGATTCCTCCACCCGTTTGAACAGCATGTCCGAAGAATTACAGGAATTGATCTCTCACTTTAATGTAAGCAAGTCCTAA
- a CDS encoding MarR family winged helix-turn-helix transcriptional regulator, with the protein MPNTEDNRELSLQLFVVLARAYNSVTSRSNRDIQSHGLNTTEFGVLDLLYHKGPQALQKIGEKVLMSSGNITYVVDKLQNKDLLFRRASKEDRRVIYAELTEKGRNLFTQIFPGHHQVIIDAMEGLEPSEKADAIRLLKKLGLAAEGKTDLRP; encoded by the coding sequence ATGCCGAATACGGAGGACAATCGGGAACTATCATTGCAATTATTCGTGGTTCTCGCCCGAGCTTACAATTCCGTTACATCAAGGTCCAATCGTGACATCCAGAGTCATGGACTGAATACGACAGAATTCGGGGTACTTGATTTGTTATATCATAAAGGCCCGCAGGCCTTGCAAAAAATCGGAGAGAAAGTTCTAATGTCCAGCGGGAACATTACCTATGTAGTGGATAAGCTGCAAAACAAGGATTTGCTGTTTAGACGTGCATCGAAGGAAGACCGCCGTGTCATCTATGCGGAACTGACGGAAAAGGGAAGGAATTTATTTACCCAAATATTCCCTGGACATCATCAGGTTATTATTGATGCGATGGAAGGTTTAGAGCCATCGGAGAAAGCTGATGCCATTCGCTTATTGAAGAAACTAGGACTTGCCGCTGAAGGGAAAACCGACTTGCGTCCATAA
- a CDS encoding N-acetylglucosamine kinase — translation MNTYVIGIDGGGSHTRVAVADGDGQLLSYVQKGGCNRYHDSNAEQHVLGGIAEALEQAGIKVEQVAAIQAGMAGLDRDEEFAWADGVLAQTGISGRRSAVNDTHIAHTAAFNGRPGIVAIGGTGSLILARTEQENWLRNDQFGHYAPTAARFLSYDTVHSVLAGRYEQEDQSFIEQILAHWNVRSVSELAALGAAGFAEHKQAMNRKFSQMAPLVTEAAIQQIPLAMRVCDSAADTAVVGIRMLGSCFQSKLVPYTLTGSCLTSSYIEAAVQKGLGQNNSATGREFHYITSELPAIGGALLEAYQMAGIEVNQGTPSALQEQLKRYEA, via the coding sequence ATGAATACATATGTGATAGGCATCGATGGTGGGGGGAGCCATACTAGGGTGGCTGTTGCCGATGGGGATGGACAGCTGCTGTCCTATGTACAAAAAGGAGGTTGCAATCGTTATCACGATTCCAATGCTGAGCAGCATGTGCTCGGAGGCATTGCTGAAGCTCTGGAGCAGGCTGGTATTAAGGTAGAACAAGTGGCTGCCATTCAAGCGGGTATGGCAGGTCTGGACCGGGATGAAGAATTCGCGTGGGCCGATGGTGTTCTTGCCCAAACGGGCATCTCCGGGAGAAGAAGTGCCGTAAACGATACACATATTGCTCATACAGCTGCCTTTAACGGTAGGCCTGGAATTGTGGCGATTGGTGGTACCGGGTCTCTGATCCTTGCCAGAACAGAGCAAGAAAACTGGCTCCGAAACGACCAATTTGGACATTATGCCCCGACGGCAGCGCGTTTTCTGTCTTACGATACGGTGCATTCTGTTCTGGCAGGCCGATATGAGCAGGAGGACCAATCCTTTATTGAACAGATCCTTGCACATTGGAATGTGCGTTCAGTGTCAGAGCTCGCAGCGCTTGGAGCAGCAGGGTTTGCAGAACATAAACAGGCGATGAACCGGAAATTCAGCCAGATGGCACCTCTGGTGACTGAAGCTGCCATTCAGCAAATTCCATTAGCGATGAGAGTATGTGACTCGGCAGCAGATACAGCAGTTGTAGGTATTCGTATGCTGGGAAGCTGTTTTCAATCAAAGCTGGTCCCTTACACACTGACTGGAAGCTGCCTGACTTCCTCTTATATAGAGGCTGCCGTTCAGAAAGGCTTAGGTCAAAACAATTCAGCTACAGGAAGAGAGTTCCATTACATAACCAGCGAACTGCCAGCCATTGGCGGCGCATTGCTGGAGGCTTATCAAATGGCTGGTATTGAGGTGAATCAGGGCACCCCTTCTGCGCTTCAGGAACAGTTAAAACGGTACGAAGCTTGA
- the rpiA gene encoding ribose-5-phosphate isomerase RpiA, translating into MNLKKIAAERAAEYIQDGMKVGLGTGSTAYFAICRLGERVRDGLQIQAVATSEASDKLAREWGIPIIPFDQIGRLDITIDGADEVDPDFNLIKGGGGALLREKIVAANSDKLIIVADGSKAVQQLGQFPLPVEVVPFASEWTFQALENLGCRPEWRMNGDERYLTDNGNLIADCRMESITNVAELNVQLNMLPGVVDNGLFVDMADTVILAKDDGSIDERHRS; encoded by the coding sequence ATGAATCTGAAAAAAATTGCAGCAGAGCGGGCGGCAGAATACATTCAGGATGGAATGAAGGTTGGACTCGGTACAGGTTCAACGGCATATTTCGCGATATGCAGATTGGGAGAGCGTGTGCGTGACGGACTGCAAATCCAGGCAGTGGCTACTTCGGAAGCTTCGGACAAGCTGGCTCGCGAGTGGGGAATTCCGATTATCCCATTCGACCAGATTGGAAGGCTGGATATTACGATTGATGGCGCAGATGAGGTTGATCCTGATTTCAATCTGATTAAGGGCGGCGGCGGTGCTCTTTTGCGTGAAAAAATCGTGGCAGCGAATAGTGATAAACTCATCATTGTTGCTGATGGCAGCAAAGCGGTTCAGCAATTGGGGCAGTTTCCACTGCCGGTAGAAGTGGTTCCTTTTGCATCGGAATGGACCTTCCAGGCCCTGGAGAACCTGGGTTGCCGACCAGAATGGCGCATGAATGGGGATGAACGCTACCTTACGGACAATGGAAACCTGATTGCGGACTGCAGAATGGAATCCATAACCAACGTGGCTGAACTCAACGTACAACTAAACATGCTGCCAGGTGTAGTCGATAACGGTTTGTTTGTGGACATGGCTGATACGGTGATTCTGGCCAAAGATGACGGTAGTATTGATGAGCGCCATCGTTCCTGA
- a CDS encoding class I SAM-dependent methyltransferase gives MGNEQFEAARKAEAGYHSNFYQNNELFAAGTWMARPMPMVMEMLERLLAHKSELRVLDLGCGVGRHTIPIAQRLQQTDSEVIGVDLLDEAVEGLRKYAKKYQVDHMVKAEKADVEHYDIRPNTFDFIAACSCLEHVSDEKAFLEALNRLQVGTRTGGIHCITMSTSVEEQEIRTGRRIEPLIELNLPTAKATELLEKAYAGWNILLQEHVTQTIEEEKYEEPTQFRCELLRFAVQKQ, from the coding sequence ATGGGAAATGAACAATTCGAGGCCGCGCGCAAAGCGGAGGCAGGTTACCATTCCAACTTTTATCAGAATAATGAGCTATTCGCAGCCGGAACATGGATGGCCAGACCGATGCCGATGGTGATGGAGATGCTGGAACGTTTGCTTGCTCACAAATCGGAACTGCGAGTGCTTGATCTGGGATGTGGTGTAGGGCGACATACCATTCCCATTGCACAGCGTCTGCAACAAACGGACAGCGAGGTTATTGGTGTGGATCTGCTGGACGAAGCAGTAGAAGGCCTTCGGAAATATGCGAAGAAATATCAGGTGGATCATATGGTGAAAGCAGAGAAGGCAGACGTGGAGCATTATGATATCAGGCCGAATACTTTTGATTTCATTGCAGCGTGTTCCTGCCTAGAGCATGTATCCGATGAAAAGGCTTTTCTGGAAGCGCTGAATCGTCTTCAGGTCGGGACTCGTACAGGAGGTATTCATTGCATCACGATGAGCACAAGTGTAGAGGAGCAGGAGATCCGCACCGGACGGCGAATTGAGCCTTTAATTGAACTAAACCTGCCTACAGCCAAGGCCACCGAATTGCTTGAAAAAGCATATGCCGGCTGGAACATCCTGCTTCAGGAACACGTAACTCAGACCATTGAAGAGGAAAAGTACGAAGAACCGACACAGTTCCGCTGCGAACTGCTTCGTTTTGCCGTACAGAAACAATAG
- a CDS encoding cobalamin B12-binding domain-containing protein, which yields MTHQEAGEHLLKAAGGLADKITEKQYMLQPDLIERFGENGRMRTQQDSQYSLNYLAESVLVKSPNLFTHYISWLKTLLAGYNVSADDLAINLNLIKETLEEEFDDASKSLVLDYLEMGIYQTQHLEVTQGFVNESFPYGQAAKSYLQALLDSRRQEAFSIIEAELEGGASIRDIYRYIFQPTQYEIGRLWQLSQISVAQEHFCTAATQAIISRLYPRWLIHEPQQKKLVAACVGSEQHEIGLRMLADVFEMEGWDTYYLGANVPNGSLLEAIERHQGDVVAISVTMTFHLHLAKELIQMIRNHPPTSHVKIMVGGYPFNIDPDLWRTVGADGYAPGADEAIAVAESLLAQQSANCNVGMIRE from the coding sequence ATGACCCATCAGGAAGCAGGGGAACACTTGCTGAAAGCAGCAGGTGGGCTAGCTGATAAAATAACGGAAAAGCAGTATATGCTGCAGCCGGATTTGATTGAACGTTTTGGTGAAAATGGCAGAATGCGTACCCAACAGGATTCGCAATATAGTTTGAATTACCTGGCAGAGAGTGTTCTGGTTAAGAGTCCTAATCTTTTTACTCATTATATATCCTGGCTAAAAACGCTATTGGCAGGTTACAACGTTTCGGCGGACGATCTGGCCATTAATTTGAATTTAATCAAAGAGACGTTGGAAGAAGAATTTGACGATGCATCCAAGTCACTTGTTCTAGATTATTTGGAAATGGGAATCTATCAAACTCAGCATCTGGAGGTAACGCAAGGATTCGTTAATGAATCTTTTCCATACGGCCAAGCTGCGAAGTCTTATTTGCAGGCTCTTCTGGATAGCAGACGCCAAGAAGCATTCAGCATCATTGAAGCCGAGCTGGAAGGCGGAGCAAGCATTCGTGATATTTACCGTTATATATTTCAACCTACCCAGTACGAGATTGGCCGTTTGTGGCAGCTTAGCCAGATTAGTGTCGCACAGGAGCACTTCTGTACGGCTGCCACACAGGCCATCATCTCACGGCTCTATCCCCGCTGGTTAATTCATGAGCCGCAGCAGAAAAAGCTGGTGGCAGCATGTGTAGGCAGTGAACAGCATGAGATCGGTTTGCGTATGCTTGCTGACGTGTTTGAGATGGAAGGTTGGGATACGTATTATTTGGGGGCAAATGTCCCCAATGGCAGCCTGCTTGAGGCGATCGAGCGCCATCAGGGAGATGTGGTCGCTATTTCAGTGACCATGACATTTCATCTTCATCTTGCCAAAGAACTTATCCAAATGATTCGTAATCACCCGCCAACCTCGCATGTGAAAATCATGGTAGGAGGTTATCCATTCAACATTGATCCGGACTTGTGGAGGACCGTTGGGGCAGATGGTTATGCTCCCGGAGCTGATGAGGCTATTGCCGTTGCAGAAAGTCTGCTGGCTCAGCAATCTGCCAACTGCAACGTTGGTATGATTCGCGAATAG
- a CDS encoding alpha/beta hydrolase, whose protein sequence is MLLYGITAFILIILISTWVGGLYFFKTAIRRAPKPFLIDNPNLMPEPDNELISSASDLEWLDMQNGETVSIISHDGLKLQGTWIPSTDKSRQTVILAHGYSGRGREMAGFARYYVEKRGCNVLMPDDRAHGQSEGDVIGFGWLDRKDYVDWIHWVINQTGEKTDIVLHGISMGGATVLMTGGEPLPDQVKAIVSDCSYTSVKDELTFQLKQLYKLPAFPFIPVTSLISRWKAGYSFEEASALKQLAKVQVPVLFIHGEADTFVPTEMVYRLYEACPTEKELLTIPRAGHGTAFQVDRSRYVEVLEAFLNKVTMQRAN, encoded by the coding sequence ATGTTACTATACGGGATTACGGCATTCATTCTAATCATTCTTATTTCGACTTGGGTCGGAGGACTATACTTTTTCAAAACGGCTATTCGCCGAGCACCAAAGCCATTTCTGATCGACAATCCAAATCTAATGCCTGAACCGGATAATGAGTTGATCAGCAGTGCATCAGACCTGGAATGGTTGGATATGCAGAATGGGGAAACGGTAAGCATCATATCTCACGATGGGTTAAAATTGCAGGGAACGTGGATTCCTTCAACCGATAAATCACGTCAGACGGTAATTCTGGCGCATGGGTATTCGGGGAGAGGCAGAGAAATGGCTGGTTTTGCAAGGTACTATGTCGAGAAAAGAGGCTGCAACGTGCTCATGCCTGATGATCGCGCTCATGGTCAAAGTGAAGGGGACGTCATCGGCTTCGGCTGGCTGGATCGGAAGGATTACGTTGATTGGATCCATTGGGTCATCAACCAGACGGGGGAAAAAACTGACATTGTGCTGCATGGGATCTCCATGGGCGGAGCAACGGTTCTTATGACAGGTGGTGAGCCCCTGCCAGATCAGGTAAAAGCCATCGTGTCGGACTGTTCCTATACATCGGTGAAGGATGAACTTACGTTTCAGCTCAAACAATTGTACAAATTGCCAGCTTTTCCTTTTATCCCTGTGACAAGTCTAATCTCCAGATGGAAGGCAGGATACTCCTTCGAGGAAGCATCGGCTCTCAAACAACTCGCCAAGGTTCAGGTTCCTGTTTTATTTATTCACGGGGAGGCAGATACCTTTGTCCCTACGGAAATGGTGTATCGGCTTTATGAAGCTTGTCCTACGGAGAAAGAACTGCTGACCATTCCCCGTGCAGGTCACGGTACAGCTTTTCAGGTGGATCGGTCCCGTTATGTCGAAGTCCTTGAAGCCTTCCTGAACAAGGTAACGATGCAGCGAGCGAATTAG